The Acidimicrobiia bacterium genome has a window encoding:
- a CDS encoding type II toxin-antitoxin system VapC family toxin, whose amino-acid sequence MPEALVVDASALVDLLLDTTKGYAVAVRLQHSTVHTPAHADAEVLSAFGRLYRAGDLDARIARRELASLAGRPIVRHPVGDLLGSAWALRENVRLADALYVALAEQLNATLVTTDARLARASGAELVG is encoded by the coding sequence GTGCCTGAGGCGCTCGTCGTCGATGCCTCGGCCCTCGTGGATCTCCTGCTGGACACGACGAAGGGGTACGCCGTCGCCGTGAGGCTCCAGCACTCGACGGTGCACACACCGGCTCACGCCGACGCTGAGGTCCTGTCCGCATTTGGCCGGCTGTATCGGGCTGGCGATCTGGACGCCCGGATCGCGCGTCGCGAGCTCGCGTCACTCGCCGGCCGGCCGATCGTGCGACACCCTGTGGGGGATCTCCTGGGTTCGGCCTGGGCTCTGAGGGAGAACGTGCGGCTCGCCGACGCCCTCTACGTGGCCCTCGCCGAGCAGCTCAATGCGACCCTGGTCACCACTGACGCCCGGCTCGCCCGGGCGAGTGGTGCCGAGCTGGTCGGGTAG
- a CDS encoding DNA polymerase Y family protein, which yields MARVLCAWFPDWPLRRPDAPSDRPCQVVDASATVIAASADARRAGVRAGMRRRQAEALCPTVVTLISDPGAETVAFEPVVRSVEDLVPRLEIAAPGMVYLPTAGAARYYGGEGPLVDRLSAAIAAVAGSGCRIGVADGPFAARMAAEHAADGPLIVADTAAFIAGLDIATLGVDELIDTFRWLGVSTLGDLAALPRDAVASRFGHAGLDAHRIASGEDRVVTPRRIVDAVLVEDDYDPPLDDLERSAFAARALAARLLEAMAPSGGLPHRVDVEAEAADGTARARTWRSTHAFSEVDLAERIRWQIRAWVESGGVPGGIVRMRVVPADVSDRGRQLLLGEDAASEADASRALSRAQGLVGPDAVLMAMPQGGRDPGERAHWYRWGEEPDEPPRDPDAPWPGRLPEPTPVLVPPEPRPFEIEWEDGFPVRVRLGSRWEPVLGWAGPWRHTGRWWDGETAADRYQVVTSAGAFLCEQRDGRSWLVGVYD from the coding sequence ATGGCACGCGTCCTGTGCGCCTGGTTCCCCGACTGGCCGCTGCGCCGGCCGGACGCGCCGTCGGATAGGCCCTGCCAGGTCGTCGACGCCTCGGCGACGGTGATCGCCGCCTCGGCCGATGCCCGGCGCGCCGGAGTGCGGGCGGGGATGCGGCGTCGCCAAGCCGAGGCGCTGTGTCCCACGGTGGTGACGCTGATCTCCGACCCGGGGGCGGAGACGGTCGCCTTCGAACCGGTGGTGCGGTCCGTCGAAGACCTGGTTCCCCGCCTCGAGATCGCCGCACCGGGCATGGTGTACCTGCCGACTGCCGGGGCCGCCCGCTACTACGGCGGTGAGGGACCGCTGGTCGACCGGCTGTCGGCGGCGATCGCCGCGGTGGCCGGATCCGGCTGCCGCATCGGCGTCGCCGACGGACCGTTCGCCGCCCGCATGGCCGCCGAGCACGCTGCGGACGGACCGCTGATCGTCGCCGACACCGCCGCCTTCATCGCCGGACTGGACATCGCCACCCTCGGGGTCGACGAGTTGATCGACACCTTCCGCTGGCTGGGGGTGAGCACCCTCGGCGATCTGGCCGCTCTGCCCCGCGACGCCGTGGCCAGCCGGTTCGGGCACGCCGGACTCGACGCCCATCGCATCGCCTCGGGGGAGGATCGGGTGGTGACGCCGCGGCGTATCGTCGATGCGGTGCTGGTCGAAGACGACTACGACCCGCCGCTCGACGACCTGGAGCGCTCCGCCTTCGCCGCCCGAGCGCTGGCGGCCCGGCTACTCGAGGCAATGGCTCCGAGCGGTGGGCTGCCGCATCGGGTGGATGTCGAAGCCGAGGCGGCCGATGGAACGGCGCGTGCCCGCACCTGGCGCAGCACCCATGCCTTCAGCGAGGTGGACCTGGCCGAGCGCATCCGCTGGCAGATCCGCGCCTGGGTCGAGTCGGGCGGGGTCCCCGGCGGCATCGTGCGCATGCGGGTGGTCCCCGCCGACGTCTCCGACCGGGGCCGTCAGCTGCTGCTCGGGGAGGACGCCGCCTCCGAGGCCGATGCCAGCCGGGCGCTCAGCCGGGCGCAGGGGCTGGTGGGTCCCGATGCGGTGCTCATGGCGATGCCGCAGGGAGGTCGGGACCCGGGGGAGCGGGCCCACTGGTATCGCTGGGGGGAGGAGCCGGACGAGCCGCCCCGGGACCCCGACGCCCCCTGGCCGGGACGGCTGCCCGAACCGACCCCGGTGCTGGTGCCGCCGGAGCCGCGGCCGTTCGAGATCGAATGGGAGGACGGGTTCCCGGTGCGGGTTCGACTGGGCAGCCGGTGGGAGCCGGTCCTCGGCTGGGCGGGCCCGTGGCGCCACACCGGACGCTGGTGGGACGGCGAGACCGCCGCCGACCGCTACCAGGTGGTCACCTCGGCAGGCGCCTTCCTGTGCGAGCAGCGCGACGGGCGGTCCTGGCTGGTGGGGGTGTATGACTGA
- a CDS encoding type II toxin-antitoxin system CcdA family antitoxin gives MARVNVYLPDELAEQAKAASLNVSALTQEAVRSALQVQQVNEWLEEQMSRPRSDIDPRAIEEALQGAKDEIEGLDRPHWDELLERMRAEREAKGA, from the coding sequence ATGGCAAGGGTGAACGTGTATCTACCAGACGAACTCGCCGAACAGGCGAAGGCCGCCAGCCTCAACGTGTCTGCTCTCACACAGGAGGCCGTGCGATCGGCGCTGCAGGTGCAGCAGGTGAACGAGTGGTTGGAGGAGCAGATGTCCCGCCCCCGCAGCGACATCGACCCGCGGGCGATAGAAGAGGCACTCCAAGGGGCGAAGGACGAGATCGAGGGACTTGATCGCCCGCACTGGGACGAACTGCTCGAGCGGATGCGAGCCGAACGTGAGGCCAAGGGTGCCTGA
- a CDS encoding PIN domain-containing protein, producing the protein MIGGSALAARPVVVDVNVLVSAVVAGTDSFQSWPSPPPVRGNRDAQVIGVLNDAREFALFTSEHILSNVVRVLTGAPPDGYGWEVSRAAEYVQVLGEIAMASGGGVVVPGTVVTDSRDHEDNRILECAAAAGAIMIVSNDQDLLELSPWRGTPVITSEEFIGRVDAMRRSSRRRR; encoded by the coding sequence GTGATCGGCGGGTCGGCTCTCGCGGCGCGGCCGGTGGTCGTCGACGTCAATGTGCTCGTCTCGGCGGTGGTCGCCGGGACGGATTCGTTCCAGTCCTGGCCCTCGCCGCCCCCGGTCAGAGGCAACCGCGACGCCCAGGTGATCGGTGTCCTCAACGATGCCCGGGAGTTCGCTCTCTTCACCTCCGAGCACATCCTGAGCAACGTGGTTCGCGTGCTCACCGGCGCACCGCCTGACGGCTATGGGTGGGAGGTTTCAAGGGCGGCAGAGTACGTGCAGGTGCTCGGCGAGATTGCGATGGCATCCGGTGGTGGTGTCGTGGTACCGGGCACGGTTGTCACCGACAGCCGGGACCACGAGGACAATCGCATTCTCGAGTGCGCTGCCGCGGCGGGGGCGATCATGATCGTCAGCAATGACCAGGATCTGCTCGAACTGTCCCCATGGCGAGGCACGCCGGTGATCACGTCCGAGGAGTTCATCGGGAGGGTCGATGCGATGCGGCGGTCCTCCCGAAGGAGGAGATAG
- a CDS encoding lysophospholipid acyltransferase family protein, with protein MLRFLRAARDAVRTAFALAVVGVITIILGTFVIVLASFSPNSRIIRPTMRLWGFVFMKVCGVGWEVEGMGHLEKGRSYVLVSNHQSNLDPPFHIAVFSEKLSVRFLAKAELFKIPLFAQAMRRIGIVETDRAAHAAAHRKINRQVGVVVERGLSLVIYPEGTRSRDGSVRPLKKGAFRIAIDNKMPVVPIATVGLHKAWEPGKKLIRGGRARMVIHESIPTASMTSADIDALRDRVGAVIADTHARLNA; from the coding sequence ATGCTCCGGTTCCTCCGAGCGGCCCGTGACGCCGTGCGCACCGCCTTCGCCCTGGCCGTCGTCGGGGTGATAACGATCATCCTCGGGACCTTCGTGATCGTCCTCGCCTCCTTCTCTCCGAACTCCCGCATCATCCGGCCGACGATGCGGCTGTGGGGGTTCGTGTTCATGAAGGTGTGCGGTGTGGGCTGGGAGGTCGAGGGCATGGGGCATCTCGAAAAGGGCAGGTCATACGTCCTCGTGAGCAACCACCAGTCCAACCTAGACCCCCCGTTCCACATTGCCGTGTTCTCCGAGAAGCTGTCGGTGCGGTTCCTGGCCAAGGCCGAGCTGTTCAAGATCCCGCTGTTCGCCCAGGCGATGCGTCGCATCGGGATCGTCGAGACCGACCGGGCGGCGCATGCCGCTGCCCACCGCAAGATCAACCGGCAGGTGGGGGTGGTGGTCGAGCGCGGCCTGTCGCTGGTGATCTACCCCGAGGGCACACGATCCCGCGACGGCTCGGTGCGGCCGCTCAAGAAGGGGGCGTTCCGTATCGCCATCGACAACAAGATGCCGGTGGTGCCGATCGCCACCGTGGGACTCCATAAAGCCTGGGAGCCGGGCAAGAAGCTGATCCGCGGGGGCCGGGCACGGATGGTGATCCACGAGTCCATCCCAACCGCCTCGATGACCTCGGCCGACATCGACGCCCTGCGCGACCGCGTCGGTGCCGTCATCGCCGACACCCACGCCCGCCTCAACGCCTGA
- a CDS encoding enoyl-CoA hydratase-related protein → MADILSTVADQVATITMNRPERRNAFTVEMFDLLGDHLLAAAEDPEVRCIVLTGSGDAFSSGLDLAEAAQQVDRLDRIAFTFDARRSPAVILQEIEVPVIAAINGPAAGYAVGMAINADIRVMARTARLVPATKRNLLPESGDTWLLPRLVGWEQAARFYFLGEDMTGEQALAAGVVSELADDSDATKARAAELAGQIAAMPPQAIRAAKRLMRAGRTDDYGEHVHRALLQLIPMFKTKDFSEAVSAFFEKRDPHFTGE, encoded by the coding sequence ATGGCCGACATCCTCAGCACCGTCGCCGACCAGGTGGCGACGATCACCATGAACCGGCCCGAACGCCGTAACGCCTTCACCGTGGAGATGTTCGACCTGCTCGGCGATCACCTGCTCGCCGCTGCCGAGGATCCGGAGGTGCGCTGCATCGTCCTCACCGGCTCTGGCGATGCCTTCTCGTCGGGACTCGACCTGGCGGAAGCTGCCCAGCAGGTGGATCGGCTCGACCGCATCGCCTTTACCTTCGACGCCCGACGGTCCCCTGCGGTGATCCTCCAGGAGATCGAGGTGCCGGTGATCGCCGCGATCAACGGCCCCGCCGCCGGATACGCCGTTGGCATGGCGATCAATGCCGACATCCGGGTGATGGCCCGCACCGCCCGGCTGGTGCCGGCGACCAAACGCAATCTGCTGCCGGAGAGCGGCGACACCTGGCTGCTGCCGCGCCTCGTCGGGTGGGAGCAGGCGGCCCGGTTCTACTTCCTCGGCGAGGACATGACGGGGGAGCAGGCGCTCGCCGCCGGTGTGGTGTCCGAGCTGGCTGACGACTCCGACGCCACCAAGGCCCGCGCCGCCGAGCTCGCCGGCCAGATCGCCGCCATGCCACCGCAGGCGATCCGAGCCGCCAAGCGCCTGATGCGGGCTGGTCGGACCGACGACTACGGCGAGCACGTCCACCGGGCGCTGCTCCAACTGATCCCCATGTTCAAGACGAAGGACTTCTCCGAGGCCGTGTCGGCGTTCTTCGAGAAGCGCGACCCGCACTTCACCGGCGAGTGA
- a CDS encoding sigma-70 family RNA polymerase sigma factor, translating to MTFDRRARFQSIADEVFEPLQRFLRRRAIEADADEAFSETLLVLWRRLDDVPDGAALPWAYGVARRVLANQQRGSRRRQALQDRLTVYATPQPTGDPTDGFEHPEVADALDRLPKADREVLVLWAWEDLEPRDIAVVLGTTVNAATLRLSRARKKIARLLRQDQTSPGHLPVDRHIEEQS from the coding sequence ATGACCTTCGATCGCCGCGCCCGTTTCCAGTCGATCGCCGACGAGGTCTTCGAACCCCTCCAGCGGTTCCTGCGTCGGCGCGCCATCGAAGCCGACGCCGACGAGGCCTTCAGCGAGACCCTCCTGGTGTTGTGGCGGCGGCTCGACGACGTCCCCGACGGCGCCGCACTCCCCTGGGCCTACGGCGTCGCCCGCCGGGTGCTGGCCAACCAGCAGCGGGGCTCCCGCCGCCGCCAGGCCCTCCAGGACCGCCTCACCGTCTACGCCACCCCACAGCCCACCGGCGATCCCACCGATGGCTTCGAGCACCCGGAGGTCGCCGACGCTCTCGACCGACTCCCCAAGGCCGACCGCGAGGTGTTGGTGCTGTGGGCCTGGGAGGACCTCGAACCCCGCGACATTGCCGTCGTCCTCGGCACCACGGTGAATGCCGCCACGCTGCGCCTCAGCCGCGCCCGCAAAAAGATCGCCCGACTCCTACGACAGGATCAGACCTCCCCCGGACATCTACCGGTTGACAGGCACATCGAGGAGCAGTCATGA